CCTTATTAAGACACAACAGATAACTACGTCCCTTTTTCACCTCGGTCGCAAACTCACATGTCGCACACGACAACTGCGTCCCGTTTGTCACGTTGCGTCCCCTTTGTCACGTTGCGTTTGCTCTTGCTTGCGCCCGTGAGATCGAACAGAGATGGAAAGGGAGAGGCAGCCAGCATCCCAGCATCAAAAACCTCTTTTTATCTTTTTGCCACATCTGATTCTCATTTCTTCTCGTCGGAGCATCAGCTCAGCAGAAAGCCAAGAACTCAGATTGGTGTCAGGGCAATGCAATCAGTGATAGTAGTTCCTAAAGATTCGTGaagcgaaaaaaaaatactcctacTACCGATCTCGTGACGGCTCTGCAATAATATTGGACGGTAGTAGTACTGTTATACTACTAAGTTGATAGAATAGAAGCAACAAAAATTCTCCAAGATTCCACGACAGCAATCAATTGGGGCCTAATTGAACGGCACAATATTTATGGATCGCCTTTCCCTTTCTTTCTGGATCACGAGCACACATGCACGCATTGATTGAATCATCACGGCCATGGTGAAGATTGTTAATTAGGTAATCAGGTCTTAGGTACTAACTATGTTTAATTTCATATCCATTACAGGTAGTGTAAGCCATGGACAAGCTTGGTGATCTGTCATTCTGTCCATGGCAAGGCTGGGCTCGCTGTCACATGGCGGTGGATCACTTGGTGAGGACGTTGAAGTAGACGGTGTAGAACTCGTCCTGGAGGCTCTGCAATGGCTCCAGGAGGAAGTTCCTGTCGGTGCCCGTCGCCGAGAAGCTCAGCGGGTGGTAGAGACGGAGAGGTGCCGCCTGGGTGAAGCTTGCGGCGCGGCGGAACgccgtgtcgtcgtcgtcttcgccgccgccggcggcggtgggtttCCGGCAGCTGACCTGAGccttggcgccggcgaggtaggCCGTGGTGGGGGCTGCCACGAAGCATCCCGGCCTGGTGGCGAGCTCCAGGGACACCGTGCCGGGGAGGCCGTCCAGCCCGGCGACGGCGTTGAACCGCGTGGCCGGCCCCGGCCGGCCGACGCTGAGCGCGTCGGTGACGGCCATGCCCGGCCGGTCGAACGGCTCGAGCGCCACGTCGCGGCCCTGAAGCctgccggtggcggcgtcgatggCGCTGGCGCCGGAGGGGGAGTGGTAGGCCCGGAAAGTGGCGTGCACGCACGCGTCGCTCCCGGCGACGGGGGACTCCTGCATCGTTAGCGCGCCGTCGGCGATCGACACCGACAGgacgaacgccgccgccgcctgcgcgtcgccgtcgcgctgcgTGAGGGTGACGAGCTGCGAATTGAGCGACTGCGACACCGGGGTGACccagacggcgacggcggcggcggcgtgggtggCGTTCACCTCCCAGACGCCGGGGGTGAGGCCGCTGTTGGAGTCGTTGCTGGTTTTCACGGTCTGGTTGCCGTGCGTcaggccggcgaggaggtgagGCCCGAACAGCACCGCTTGGATGGACGAATACTCCGGCCGATCATCTGAAAAATTTCATCAACCATTTCAGACTATATTTCAGAGACTTTTAACTTGCCGTGAAAAAGAGTTCTGATGATCATATAAATTTCATTAACTTGGGCCAAAAAAGATGTTGATCGTGTAAATTTCATACCTTTGATCGGCTCGGTTCTTAAGGTGATGGGGAATTTGAGAGATAAGGTGTCATCGCCCCAAAGTTTCGTCACCGAGAGGAAATCGCCTGAACATGAAACAAACATTGAGGCAGGAATCACACCCATGGGAGCAGAAGAAATAGCACATCAAATCAACAACAGAAGTTACCTGCAGATGTCAAGTTGAGTTTTTGGCCATTTAGAGTTGCTATTGCTCCATCCACGGATGTCCATGACGGTATCCTCACATTCACATTTGCCGGTCGGGCATCTCCCTGCATATATGAGaaaattgaagaaaaaacaaagtatCAAGCATTCTTTAAGAAGGAAAAATATGTCACCTTTAATTACGTCATGGCTGAAGAGGTGATTTAGAATTAAGTTACCTTTGAAGAAATGAAGATTGAAACCTCAAAGTGAGAATCTGTTGAGGACAGTGGTTTGGCCTGCTGCTTAACAGTCAGGCCTGCCGCTTTCCAATCAAAGGTGCTTGGTATGTACTGAATGATGTAAAGCCCAGGGATTTCTCCCTCTTCCAAGAAGTAGATGGAATCCCCTAACTTTGAGAATGACTCTATCCCTGCCAATGCAAATTAGAAGATTCAGACACAAGGATGGAAGATCACTTGCACAAATATTCAGGAATTACCTGTCCCATAGCAGCACCAAAATGTAGCATTTGCATTACCCCAGCCCCCTGGGTTCTTGGGGGGTAGGCCAGAGGTGGGCATGCCACTGATGCTCTTGGATCGTCCCGGGCCCATGGGAAGAAAATAGATCATCACACCAGGCTCTTTTCCCCTCTGGTTGCCCATGATCCCATTGATAAGT
The Oryza sativa Japonica Group chromosome 6, ASM3414082v1 DNA segment above includes these coding regions:
- the LOC4341522 gene encoding uncharacterized protein — protein: MTRRRSLAGGAAAAVVVLAAAAAAAFLSLLDGAAALHLCTDRLFNDTQGRHSDGLPHLNQAEEATWMGLLPRRAGPRDELDWLALYRSITRGGGDVGGEPAGFLSPASLHDVRVDPYGANMYWQGQQTNLEYLLYLDPDRLTWTFRQQAKLPTVGEPYGGWEAPDGQLRGHFTGHYLSAAAHMWASTHNDALREKMTKVVDILYSCQKKMNTGYLSAYPESMFDAYDELAEAWSPYYTIHKIMQGLLDQYTLAGNPKGLEIVVWMTDYFSTRVKKLIQEYSIQRHWEAINEETGGFNDVMYQLYAITKNQKHLTMAHLFDKPCFLGPLGLHDDDISGLHVNTHVPVIVGAQKRYEVVGDQLYKEIATFFFDVVNSSHTFATGGTSTMEHWHDPKRLVDEIKISSNEETCATYNLLKVSRNLFRWTKEGKYTDHYERLLINGIMGNQRGKEPGVMIYFLPMGPGRSKSISGMPTSGLPPKNPGGWGNANATFWCCYGTGIESFSKLGDSIYFLEEGEIPGLYIIQYIPSTFDWKAAGLTVKQQAKPLSSTDSHFEVSIFISSKGDARPANVNVRIPSWTSVDGAIATLNGQKLNLTSAGDFLSVTKLWGDDTLSLKFPITLRTEPIKDDRPEYSSIQAVLFGPHLLAGLTHGNQTVKTSNDSNSGLTPGVWEVNATHAAAAVAVWVTPVSQSLNSQLVTLTQRDGDAQAAAAFVLSVSIADGALTMQESPVAGSDACVHATFRAYHSPSGASAIDAATGRLQGRDVALEPFDRPGMAVTDALSVGRPGPATRFNAVAGLDGLPGTVSLELATRPGCFVAAPTTAYLAGAKAQVSCRKPTAAGGGEDDDDTAFRRAASFTQAAPLRLYHPLSFSATGTDRNFLLEPLQSLQDEFYTVYFNVLTK